CTCTCCCGGGGCCAGTCGTAGTAGCCGCCGAAATAGGCCGCCCGGAGCGCGGCCTCCTGGCGGTCGGTCAGCCGGTCCTCGAGGCCCTCGCGGAACTCGCGGGCCGTCTGGACGTCCCGCTCGACCTCGCGTTTCCCGAGCAGTTCGGAGGCGGGAAACGCGGAACGGAGCCCGTCGAGGATCGTCCGGAGGTCGGCGTCGGCGGCGCAGTCGCCGGTGATGGTCGCTGCACCGTCCTCGAAGACCGCCTCGTGAACGGTCACCCCGTACTCGGTCAGCGTGACGATGGGACAAGCGCTCTCGATGACGAACTCGACGCGCCAGCCGTCCGCACCCGTTTCGACCAGCCGACAGTCCTCGATGCCGGACTCCGCGTCGGCGAGTTCGAAGACGTCGGCCGGCGACGCCCCTTCGAGTCGGACGTAGTAGAGCTGCGTCGACTCGTCGATCGGGACCAGCGAGTCGAGTTCGAACCGACAGTCGAGCCGACTCGAGGCGTCGACGAAGAACGACCGGTCGTCGCGACAGGCGATCTCGAGTTCGATCACGCGATCGGACAGCAGGAGGTTCCGCCGGCGGATGGCGGCGATCGCGTACCCGACCTGTCGACCGATCGTCGCGAGCCACGCCCGTTCGTCGTCCGCGAAGGGCATCGAGCGGTCGGTCGCGACCGCGAGCGTGCCGTAGACGGTATCGCCGTACGCGAGGGGAACCTTCGCGACGGCACCCGCGAACGTCTCGTCGCCGTCAACCGTCGCCGTGACGTCGGTTGCGACTGTCACCGGGGCCGGGTCCACGGACCGGTCGTCGGCGTCCGGATCGGCGGACTCGAGGGGGTCCACGGAATCGCCCTCGCGCCACTCGTCGGGGACGACCCGCTCGACGGTGCTGGGATCGATTCCGCTGGACGCGCGCCACTCCTGGCGTCGATCGGAGACCGTTGCGCGGTCGATCCAGGCGAACTCGTAGGCTCGGCCGTCGGTGAGAGCGGTACACGTCGCCGTCTCGACCTCCTCGTGATCGGTCGACTCGAGCAGCGCCGCGGTCACCGCTCGATGCCGTCGGGCGACCGCGTACACACGGTCGAGTTCGTCGCGGCGTTCGCGGACGGCCTCGAGTTCCTCGTGAGCGGCCGTTCCGTCGCGGACGAAGACGGCGAAGCCGCGGTGTCGTCCCTGATCGTCCCGGAGCGGCGAGACGACTTCGGTGGCGCGAAACTGCGAGCCGTCCTTGTGGACGCGCCACCCGTCGGTCTCGCACCCGGATTCGTCGAGGGCTCTCGAGAGCGTTCGCTCCGGAGCGCCGTCCTCGACGGCGTCGTCGGTGTAGAACGCGGAAACGTGCGTGCCGACGATCTCGCCGGCCCGATAGCCGAACATCGCGGCCGCGCTGCGGTTCCAGCGCTCGACGTAGCCGTCCGCGTCGAGTCGAACGAGCGCGTAGCGGTCGCTAGCGGCCAACAGCAGCCGAACGACGCTGTCGTCGCTCACCGCGGGGCCGGACTGCGGGTCGCCGGATCGGGGTCCGGACGGTCCCTCGACGGCGTCGAAGGCGTCGACGATCTCCGCGTCCGTCGGCTCGGGCAGATAGGACTCGAGGGCTTCGAAACTGCGCCAGCCGCCCGCGGTCTTGACGACGCGGGGGTTGACGTCGTGGTCCACGAGGGCGGTGTGGGCGAAGTACTGCCGGAGGTCGCTCGTCGAGGCGTCGGCGAGGCCGGGCTCGTCGAACAGTTCGCTCGCCCGGTCGGCGACGTCCGAGACCAGCATCTGGAGCCGACGGGCGGTAACGGAGAAGATCCGGTCGTCCGTCGAGAGGTCGTTACTGCGGGCGTAGCGCCGGAGCTCCCGCTCGACACGGGTCGGCAGGTACGCGGTCCGACTCCCCCGTTCGTCGTCGGTCGGCACGCGAATCACGTACCGCGGCGGATCGATCCGCACCTGATCGACGTCGTCGATGGTGAGCCGGGTCAGCTCCGCCGGGCGGAGACCGACGTCCCCACAGAGGCGAAGCACCAGCGCCTCGCGGTACGTTTCGGCGGCGTCGAGCAACGACTCGTACTCCCGCCCCGTGAGTGCCGCCCCCGTCGTCCCCTCGAGACCCATGGCGTCTGATTCGCCCTTTCCGGGGATGCGAACATAACTGTGTCGCCTCTCGTCGTGGTTCGCCGGCAATCGACGGCCACAGCCACGGGCGCGGGCCGGAACTCCGTTTCGTGACGCTGGGAAGAGCGAAACGACTACGAGCGACGATCGGGCGGCTCGTCGTCGTCGCCGATCGCGGCCTGGATCTCGCCGACGATCTCCGGGTTGCGTAGCGCGCTCGTATCGCCGAGTTGCTCGCCGTTGGCGACGTCCTCGAGCAGGCGGCGCATGATCTTGCCCGAGCGCGTCTTTGGCAGTTCCGGGGTGAAGATCACTGCCGCGGGCCGGGCGATCGGGCCGATCGTCGACTCGATGCTGTCGTGGATCGTTCGCCGAATCGCCGTGTCGGCGTCCCAGCCGCGCTCCGTGCTCACGTACGCGTAGATTTCGGTGTCGCCGGTCTCGCTCGAACGGCCGACGACGGCGGCCTCGGCGACGCCGTCCACGTCGGCGATCGCGCTTTCGATTTCCATCGTACCCAGTCGGTGGCCGGAGACGTTGATCACATCGTCGACGCGACCGAGGACGGTGATGTAGCCCTCCTCGTCGATTCGGGCTGTGTCGCCGCTGAAGTAGCGCCACGCGTCGGCGTCCGGATCGGAGAACCGCCGCCAGTACTCCGCGACGAACCGCTCGTCGTTGTCGTACAGGGTTCGGGCCATGCCCGGCCACGGCCGCCCGATCGTGAGGTAGCCGG
The Natrinema salaciae genome window above contains:
- a CDS encoding bacterio-opsin activator domain-containing protein translates to MGLEGTTGAALTGREYESLLDAAETYREALVLRLCGDVGLRPAELTRLTIDDVDQVRIDPPRYVIRVPTDDERGSRTAYLPTRVERELRRYARSNDLSTDDRIFSVTARRLQMLVSDVADRASELFDEPGLADASTSDLRQYFAHTALVDHDVNPRVVKTAGGWRSFEALESYLPEPTDAEIVDAFDAVEGPSGPRSGDPQSGPAVSDDSVVRLLLAASDRYALVRLDADGYVERWNRSAAAMFGYRAGEIVGTHVSAFYTDDAVEDGAPERTLSRALDESGCETDGWRVHKDGSQFRATEVVSPLRDDQGRHRGFAVFVRDGTAAHEELEAVRERRDELDRVYAVARRHRAVTAALLESTDHEEVETATCTALTDGRAYEFAWIDRATVSDRRQEWRASSGIDPSTVERVVPDEWREGDSVDPLESADPDADDRSVDPAPVTVATDVTATVDGDETFAGAVAKVPLAYGDTVYGTLAVATDRSMPFADDERAWLATIGRQVGYAIAAIRRRNLLLSDRVIELEIACRDDRSFFVDASSRLDCRFELDSLVPIDESTQLYYVRLEGASPADVFELADAESGIEDCRLVETGADGWRVEFVIESACPIVTLTEYGVTVHEAVFEDGAATITGDCAADADLRTILDGLRSAFPASELLGKREVERDVQTAREFREGLEDRLTDRQEAALRAAYFGGYYDWPRESTAEEVADAMGVSSPTLHNHLRKGQHELLRTFFDDPDG